tgTTGTTGACGTCTCTGTATGTCTCTGCGTGTCTCAGTGTGGAACAGGCTTAGCACCTTTGAGTACATCCTGCGGCAGCGTCACCGCCAGGACAAAGACAGGAAACCAGTGGCGCTGAAGGAGACAGAGACACCGTCTGTCCACCTCAttaaggtaacacacacacacacacacacacacacacacacacacacaaacacacacaacttcaacttcaactttattgtctCTTTAGGGGAATTTGTTTTGCAGgcaggtaaaaaacaaaaaacacagaagcatAAAGACATAgaaaacacattcacatacaAAGACGACACTGGAAGAGGACAAGTACACAATAAACCATGAGGCACACCTGACCATCATTACATTAGTATACATTGGATATATCCTAGCTGTTCACttttaaaaattcaaataaagtTGAGCGATGGCTTAAGTTATGAatgagttttttattttgttggattTGGCCATTGGCTCTCtaaatctcctgcctgagtgtAGGAGCTCAGACTGGGCAGATCTCCGACAGACTCCTACAGAAGGTTCTCTAGAGATCGGGTAATGTGACATCAACAATTTTACCTGCAACTGCAACAATATATTCTAACCTTTTCTTATCAACTAATGTGAGGCTGCTAATTATAGAGTGGTAAAACATTTCCATTAGTTTGCTGCAAACCCCAAACCGGTTGAGCCTCCTGAGAAAGTGCAGTCACTGCTGTGATATTTTGTACACAGTGGCAGTGTCTCTGAGgatgtttgttcattttacttACTAGCTTTTACCTGATTATTAATGATTAATGTtacactgtctgtctctctgtctctgtcgagcgtctctgtctgtttgtctctctgtctgtctctctgtctctgtctgttgatccctgtctgtctgtctgtctgtctgtctttctccctgtctgtccgtctgtatgtctgtctgtctgtctgtctgtctgtctgtctgtttctatgTCCCTGtccatctctgtctgtctctgtctctctctctgtctttctccctgtctgtctgtctgtttctatgtctctgtctgtctccctgtctgtctgtctctctgtctgtctctctgtctctccccctgTCTATCCCCCAGGACGGGGTCCTGTCAGGGTCTCTGGGGTACACTAACCCTCAGCTGGAGGTGGAGGCGGCGGTGCGAGGGGAGGCAGAGTAAGTCtctcctgattggctgacatATTTCAGTAAACACTCATTACATCACACAGTGAGGCCGTCACCATGGAGACGCATCTCTCTGCACAaaacaaagtgtgtgtttgtgtgtgtgtgtgtgtgtgtgtgtgggtgtgagtgtgtgtgtgtgtcataaatAACTCTGCTCTGTGGCTGTTTGCCCTGAACCTCGTCTGCAGGAAGCTGCAGGTTTGAACTCTCTGAACCTCTGAAACCTttttgatctgagtgacataatttcattaattacattttcccTCAAACATCTCatctaataaaacataaaacctgttctgggatattaaatcaTCACTTTATAATCAGGATAGTCAAAAATAATAGAAAGGCAGGACGCAGCTCACagtataaatatgtgtgtgtgtgtgtgtgtgtgtgtgtgtgtgtgtgtcaggttcCTGGCTAACGGCAGGGTGAGGAGTGTGTCCAGTCCTGTCATGGAGGAAGAGGCTCCGCCCACCATGTCTACAGAGCTGaaggcagcagcacacacacaccgtcgtacacaggtacacacacacacacacacacacacacacacacacacacacacacacacacacacacataccgcCGCACACAAgtacagataaacacacacacacaagtacacattatcacacacacacacacacacactacatcaCATGCTCAGGCTCCCTCCTGATTGGACAGTAATAGTTTGTGCTTGTACTTctcagaaaaagaagaagaaggtccGGAAATTTCCAGCAGAGGTCACTAGAGAGCACCAgggagccccgccccctggtacacacacacacacacacacacacacacacattcacctgTGGTCCGATCACAACATTCCCCCTTTCGGTCACTGAATTCCACTGGACGTGTGATTCTGCGAGCTAACAAAGAGAGAATCCACAGAGAATCCACAGTTGATAGAGTTTGTCAGTTCATTCAGTTTGTAATGTTTGGGCAGttgttatctatctatcttggcTAAGCAAGGACAGTAGTTAAAACAAAATCCAGATAAACACTACTGTAATGACAtggtggaaaataactacacaTTTCATCATCAGGGTTAGTGAGAAAAATGTTAGTTATGTACTATTGTTatgtgagaggagagaagggtGTGGTATGTATGACTGGTTGTGATGTCATGATAGTGTGTCCTAAGCTAATGTTTAACAAAAGAGGTCTCACTGAGAAAGTACTAACAAGGAATTTGTCCAAGTGTACATGTAAAATTAGACAGTTGTGTTTATATCCAATCAGAATTTAGGCTTTTACTCAATTAATAGGACATTGTCTGGCTGTTACTTagttaaaattaactgaaatttgCTGCTGTTGCTAACAAACCCAGGTTTGCCTATGTAActgcaaaagaagaaaagaaaggtgAGGTACTGAATCAGCATTTGTTTTGCTGTCAGTACAGAAATAGAATATCCTTTCTCTGATGTTAAAAACGTCCTCTGGAGCTCTTGTGAGTTCTCTGCAGTCGTGGCTCAGGGCTGTAACGCTCCATGGGGCCAGATGCAGAGATGCAGTCGCTATCACACTGATTATGTCCATGTTCTGAACCATGCTCAGAGATGCTGAGGTCATCATCTGAAGGGCTCATTGTCTTGCCATAATTTTGGGCCAAGATCTCAGAGTACGGCTTTCTACAGCTTCTGTTATCTGATGTGACGTTATGCGAATGCCTGTCTCTGTGCAGTCGGTGGATGCTCTCCCTGTTTGCCTTTTCTCACCCTCTTTTGGTTTGCGGGTGAGAGTTTGGAGCAGGGGAGCTCTGAGACGCTCTTGTTTTTACACTTGCAGGCTCAAATGGTTTCACTCTAGCTTTGGAATTTTCCCAGACCACCTGTGTCACTTTCCTTACCTCATGCATAGAGGGCTTACCATTATGTGTTGCGAGTACAACGTGAGTGCGTACACAGGGGTGAAGGTTTTTCAAGAATAAGGTTTTAAAGTAAACCTGAATCACATTGTCCAAATGTCTGTGGTGAAGGGAGACACTGGGCTCTAAGCCTGAACAATTCCTCCTCGTGCACACAAAGATTTAACTCTGCTGAGTGCAGATCTTCTAAATAGCGCATggatttcatgctggctgttcAACTTCCTGGAGGAGAGAATCATTTTGTGCTTTAAGTGAAACTACCTCCTTTCCTAGAGCAGCTTTGCTCTGAGAAGCAATGTTGGTTTGCCCATGGTAGTTCCAAAGGAAACATCTTAACAGTGGATCATTAAATGCAGCCTGCCCATCACACCTGTCTCTGAGCCGGGAGTTTGTCTCATTACTGCACTCACTGAAATTTAACTTGCTGATAAATTCAGAATAGCTGGGTTTAAGGCTCTGTGCTAGAGAGGAGATGAACTGTTCTCCACAGGGATTCTCCATGAGTAGGGAAAGAAAACTAAACAAGGGAGTTTAGTACAAAACAAAATGGTTGGCTgaggtgttgttttgttttctacacTATAGAAAATAGCTTCCTGTGGAAGAGGACAGCTACAGCACCAACTAGTGGCTCTAATTGGTATAGGTTTAAGCCAGTAAATGTAAACTTAAATTTACCAGGCAGGTTTGCTTTTTAAGCTTGCACACTAACTGAAATGCTGGACAATAACAGTTAGGGGATTGTTTCTTCAAATTCTGACTCAAGCTTAAACACGTGTAGTAACTACTAGgtacaaaattattaatttcacaGGGCTGGAAGCACACTGTGGCTCAATCTCAGTCAGTCATACAGCTTTATGTTCACAGAGCCGAGGGCACACTGTGTCTTACTCAACAAAGGAAACAGGGGAGCACTTGATTTATAGCAAATATGAAAGGGTTGCATTGAACATTTTTGGAAtcaaaatgtttggagtggACCAAAAATTAATATGCTGTTATTAATATTGCACAATTATGAACGATTGCCAACTGTACTATGCGTCACAAGGGGCTCCATgtatgttgggaattaaggatgccccttttatgaataaattatacCCTGCACAGGGCatcaaatatgttaataaaagggcgttatcataaatgctgtccctcccataaggatatcaaatatgtagggatgaacctgagcacttgtgtggatctcacggttcaaaagtgtggttagatggttatcagaattattaataattatcatgaataattattaattataagaaatgttatgacttgatttgctctaagtcatagctcgttggggcaccatctgtaacaaagaaaaatatagcaaattcacctaaatcagtctcataaagtttgtgtgtgtgtgtgtgtgtgtcccagcaGAGCCCAGCAGTGTGTCCACAGTGTCTCTGGGTCAGAGACTTCCTTTCCCAGCGTTCCCTCTGAGGGCGTCCCTGCCCCCCCTGGCCCTGGGGGTCCCGGCCCCGGGTCCGGTTCAGGCCGCCGCCCCTCCTGCTGAGTACCACTCGGACTCGGCCGAGTCTCTGGAGGAGATCCCTGTGGCTTTGGCCAAACTGGGGTCCTCGTCCTCCGCAGCTGCCGGAGACGCCTCCATGTCCTCCCACAGGGCGGTCCCAGCGTTCCCCCTCCCTTCCCCTCAGCCCAGAACTAAGAGAAAGACTGGCTCCCGCGGACCACAGAGCGCCGCCGATTTGAGGTTCGAGATGGCGCCCACGCAGCCGCCCGCAGTGTTTGTCAGCCGGGCCAGCAGGGACGCCGGCGAGCCCCGGGAGGACGGCCACAGCCTGGGCCGGAGACACGCCAGGTCCAGGACTGGATCCAGGTCCGGGTCCAGGCCGGCGTCCCGGGCGTTGCTGGGCGCGGCGTCctggatggagctgtgagactTTTCACCTGCACAACAAACTCATTTTTATATCTAAGTTTTATATCTcgtctatttattgtttttatgtgaacgCCAAAGCTGAGTGCAACAATCTCCACGAGTATAGACACATCACAACGTCCCCGTGGCGTCCCCACAGCTGGTCACCTAGTgctgacatcacttcctgtcccaGCAGCATTAACAGCTACAAACAGTTAGGACGAGGACAGATCCGTCTGTGCGGCGaggcggacggacggacggcAGGGAGCTTGTTCACTAACTTAATTTACTTTGTGGTCTGATGGACAGTTATTTCATCCAAAGATGATCAGCAACATCTTCAGCGTCTCGTCTCGAGGT
The Centropristis striata isolate RG_2023a ecotype Rhode Island chromosome 2, C.striata_1.0, whole genome shotgun sequence DNA segment above includes these coding regions:
- the zdhhc1 gene encoding palmitoyltransferase ZDHHC1, which produces MDVCSRNPNRTAPAGDSGPHGADVLLCSRTNGWSWPPHPFQLLAWLLYAYFAVTGFGVFVPLLPSHWIPAGYICTGVMFVSHLCVHVLAVSIDPADYNVRSKSDRGPVPVFDRSKHAHVIENCHCYLCQVDVGPKSKHCSSCNKCVSNFDHHCRWLNNCVGSRNYKLFLHSVISALLGVCLVLVIAFYVFIEFFLDPSKLRTDKHFMGRNDTGVWFVFLPVAPLRSAAAVIPALAAITICLGLLSCILLTHLLCFHIYLMWNRLSTFEYILRQRHRQDKDRKPVALKETETPSVHLIKDGVLSGSLGYTNPQLEVEAAVRGEAEFLANGRVRSVSSPVMEEEAPPTMSTELKAAAHTHRRTQKKKKKVRKFPAEVTREHQGAPPPEPSSVSTVSLGQRLPFPAFPLRASLPPLALGVPAPGPVQAAAPPAEYHSDSAESLEEIPVALAKLGSSSSAAAGDASMSSHRAVPAFPLPSPQPRTKRKTGSRGPQSAADLRFEMAPTQPPAVFVSRASRDAGEPREDGHSLGRRHARSRTGSRSGSRPASRALLGAASWMEL